One Sporichthya brevicatena DNA window includes the following coding sequences:
- a CDS encoding acyl-CoA dehydrogenase family protein: MDFTFPSDARQLRERIRGVISDCVPEDFTGAFTGRASDHQVAQQFCKVMASQQLLCMAWPAEYGGQDASVWAQTVVREEMWAHFEPRGAQYMGVNWVGPALMLHGTKEQKKEHLPRIAQGDVIWCQGFSEPDAGSDLFALRTHARARDGGWVIEGQKVWTSYADIAEWCFLLARTSRDPGNKRSGISVFLVPMSAPGVSVRPLKSLVGPRHLNELFFDEVVVGPENLLGTLDEGWRIVLDVLAYERFGIARYAKCDRLLWEARRRTGEQWDSLPGSLRSRWVAALVHTREAQLLAYRVVSEIERGNRSPEVAAAYRIAVTQLDQEVGEVVGEMCGPGVLAPVGSFERSVEDHWRYAQAATVSSGTIEMQRRTLSRGLLGE, translated from the coding sequence TTGGACTTCACGTTCCCTTCGGACGCACGACAGTTGCGAGAGCGGATCCGCGGCGTCATCTCGGACTGCGTTCCCGAGGACTTCACGGGCGCCTTCACCGGGCGCGCTTCCGACCACCAGGTGGCCCAGCAGTTCTGTAAAGTGATGGCTAGTCAGCAGTTGCTCTGCATGGCCTGGCCGGCGGAGTACGGCGGTCAGGACGCCTCGGTCTGGGCGCAAACCGTCGTCCGGGAGGAGATGTGGGCGCACTTCGAGCCGCGGGGCGCCCAGTATATGGGTGTGAACTGGGTCGGCCCGGCGCTGATGCTTCACGGCACGAAGGAGCAGAAGAAGGAGCACCTGCCTCGCATCGCGCAGGGTGATGTCATCTGGTGTCAGGGCTTCTCAGAACCTGATGCAGGCTCAGACCTGTTCGCGCTGCGGACGCACGCCCGCGCTCGCGACGGCGGGTGGGTCATCGAGGGCCAGAAGGTCTGGACCTCCTACGCGGACATCGCGGAGTGGTGCTTCCTGCTTGCGCGCACCTCCCGGGACCCCGGGAACAAGCGTTCCGGGATCTCGGTGTTCCTGGTTCCGATGTCCGCGCCCGGCGTCTCGGTGCGGCCCCTCAAGTCTCTGGTCGGTCCCCGTCATCTCAACGAGCTGTTCTTCGACGAGGTCGTCGTGGGGCCGGAGAACTTGCTCGGCACCCTCGATGAGGGCTGGCGGATCGTGCTCGACGTCCTCGCCTACGAGCGGTTCGGCATCGCGCGGTACGCGAAGTGCGACCGCCTGCTCTGGGAGGCGCGCCGGCGTACCGGCGAGCAGTGGGACTCGCTTCCCGGGTCCTTGCGGTCGCGGTGGGTCGCCGCTCTCGTGCACACGCGGGAGGCCCAGTTGTTGGCGTACCGGGTCGTGTCCGAGATCGAACGAGGCAACCGGTCACCCGAGGTCGCGGCGGCGTACCGCATCGCCGTCACCCAACTCGATCAGGAGGTCGGCGAAGTGGTCGGCGAGATGTGCGGTCCGGGGGTACTGGCGCCGGTCGGTTCGTTCGAGCGATCGGTCGAGGATCATTGGCGCTACGCACAGGCGGCAACGGTGTCGTCGGGCACCATCGAGATGCAGCGGCGGACGCTTTCCCGCGGACTGTTGGGCGAGTGA
- a CDS encoding acyl-CoA dehydrogenase family protein yields the protein MDTKLPRSAVEFERVVVDAITSLGGNLTERCAQDPTLREHLVAPMLSALGVFDVDPREDLEQLAVAAAVCRAAGATALPYPVTGALSGPGGAGATVLHPRSPVMDHGDLMGGWTALLPDGTARLVRDAVADSSSLSSPFACHLVLGDQVTADPSTIPYHLLFQSWTVLGAMRAATDASVTHCRDRVQFGRRLADFQAVQFKLADMEVAVAGLDELARFSLFRLASDPQAALPDVLSLRLRMIESSETVFRAAHQLHGAGGFCDETPLSWISRCTLLHRRVPTALAETVDWLGESIEVHGFDGLFAPARVEA from the coding sequence ATGGACACCAAACTTCCCCGCAGCGCCGTCGAGTTCGAGCGCGTGGTGGTCGATGCCATCACGAGCCTGGGTGGCAATCTGACCGAGCGGTGCGCGCAGGACCCGACGTTGCGTGAGCACCTGGTGGCGCCGATGCTGTCCGCCCTCGGCGTCTTTGACGTCGACCCACGCGAAGACCTGGAGCAGTTGGCGGTGGCGGCGGCGGTCTGCCGGGCGGCCGGGGCCACCGCCCTGCCCTACCCGGTAACCGGGGCACTGAGCGGGCCCGGCGGCGCCGGCGCGACGGTGCTCCATCCGAGGTCGCCGGTGATGGATCACGGCGACCTCATGGGGGGATGGACGGCGCTGCTGCCCGACGGGACCGCTCGGCTGGTCCGGGACGCGGTGGCGGACTCGTCGTCGCTGTCGAGCCCCTTCGCCTGTCATCTGGTCCTGGGCGACCAGGTGACGGCGGACCCCTCGACGATTCCGTACCACCTGCTGTTCCAGTCCTGGACGGTGCTCGGCGCCATGCGGGCGGCCACGGACGCCTCCGTCACGCACTGCCGTGACCGGGTGCAGTTCGGCCGCCGGTTGGCGGACTTCCAGGCCGTGCAGTTCAAGTTGGCCGACATGGAGGTGGCCGTTGCGGGACTCGACGAACTCGCCCGGTTCTCCTTGTTCCGCCTGGCGTCGGACCCCCAGGCCGCGCTCCCTGACGTCCTCAGCCTCCGCCTGAGGATGATCGAGAGCTCGGAGACCGTCTTCCGTGCTGCCCATCAATTGCACGGGGCCGGCGGGTTCTGCGACGAGACGCCCCTGTCCTGGATCTCGCGATGCACCCTCTTGCACCGGCGCGTCCCGACGGCGCTCGCCGAGACGGTCGACTGGCTGGGCGAGTCCATCGAGGTCCACGGCTTCGACGGACTCTTCGCCCCCGCCCGGGTCGAGGCGTGA
- a CDS encoding glucose 1-dehydrogenase, whose amino-acid sequence MFELDGKVAVVTGGGKGIGRGIARALADAGATVVIVGRDTVALRRTVEEIHDRGGEARYLQADLRDLSAPDRIIESVLTWHGRLDCWVNNAGSAMPSDVGPLLSITEDRWDRVVDLNLKSAFFASQAACRAMPKGGSIINISSRSGSQPNPNTGQYGASKAALENLTMTMAVEWGHLGIRVNAVAPGLVLTELDETPDGVMYSAERRQRQIELIPAGRLGVVDDIGPLCVYLASDESAWVSGAIIPVNGGSRVSVGYLSYLKKVRH is encoded by the coding sequence ATGTTCGAGTTGGACGGCAAGGTCGCGGTCGTCACGGGCGGTGGCAAGGGAATCGGGCGCGGCATCGCCCGAGCGCTCGCCGACGCAGGGGCGACCGTTGTCATCGTCGGTCGCGACACCGTCGCTCTCCGCCGCACCGTCGAGGAGATCCACGACCGCGGCGGGGAAGCCCGTTACCTGCAGGCTGATCTCCGGGATCTGTCGGCACCGGATCGGATCATCGAATCCGTGCTGACCTGGCACGGACGGCTGGACTGTTGGGTCAACAACGCCGGCAGTGCCATGCCCTCCGACGTCGGGCCACTGCTCAGCATCACCGAGGACCGGTGGGACCGCGTCGTCGACCTGAACCTGAAGAGCGCCTTCTTCGCGTCCCAGGCGGCGTGCCGCGCCATGCCCAAGGGCGGATCGATCATCAACATCAGTTCCCGCAGCGGTTCGCAACCCAATCCGAACACCGGCCAGTACGGGGCGTCCAAAGCGGCTCTGGAGAACCTCACGATGACCATGGCCGTCGAGTGGGGGCATCTCGGCATCCGCGTGAACGCAGTCGCCCCCGGCCTGGTCCTCACCGAACTCGACGAGACGCCCGACGGCGTCATGTACTCGGCCGAGCGCCGTCAGCGACAGATCGAACTGATCCCGGCCGGCCGCCTCGGAGTTGTCGACGACATCGGCCCGCTGTGCGTGTACCTGGCCTCCGACGAGTCGGCGTGGGTGTCCGGAGCAATCATCCCGGTCAACGGTGGCAGCCGAGTCTCGGTCGGTTACCTGTCGTACCTGAAGAAGGTCCGGCACTGA
- a CDS encoding acyl-CoA dehydrogenase family protein, giving the protein MSRRGRSGLAGEVLASDEDESVTDIRQAAREWIEGAFVGEFEALRGRGGPTDLDSWDLSVRWEQAVAQAGWSCIDWPPAYGGRGATINELFAFREECYRAGVPDRVGFVAEDLLAPTMMRFGTAAQCERFLPGIRARTEFWCQGYSEPEAGSDLANISTRARLVGGRWQIDGQKTWTSLAEKADWCFALCRTQPGSQRHQGLSYLLIPMRQPGITVRPIRQLTGTAEFAEVFFDGAVTDEHNVVGPVDEGWRVAMSTLGHERDWFLSRYPRFERDFELVREVVRSAPAGAESGRPARLAALFSELLAFRAVGLTTLDLARAGEGPGALTAITKAYSSRWHERLGDLAMDALGSRALSAHPEGTVEEALQRIFLYSRGETIFAGTTEIQLDLIAKRYLGLSGGRS; this is encoded by the coding sequence GTGAGCCGGCGAGGGCGGTCCGGCCTCGCCGGCGAGGTGCTGGCGTCGGACGAGGACGAGTCGGTCACCGACATCCGGCAAGCGGCCCGCGAGTGGATCGAAGGCGCCTTCGTCGGCGAGTTCGAGGCGCTTCGCGGACGCGGCGGGCCGACCGACCTCGATTCCTGGGACCTCAGCGTCCGTTGGGAGCAAGCGGTCGCCCAGGCCGGATGGTCGTGCATCGACTGGCCTCCGGCGTACGGCGGTCGGGGCGCGACGATCAACGAGCTGTTCGCGTTCCGGGAGGAGTGTTATCGAGCGGGCGTACCCGATCGTGTCGGGTTCGTCGCGGAAGACCTCCTCGCGCCGACCATGATGCGTTTCGGGACCGCAGCGCAGTGCGAGCGATTCCTGCCGGGCATCCGTGCGAGGACGGAGTTCTGGTGCCAGGGCTACTCCGAGCCGGAGGCCGGCTCGGACCTGGCCAACATCTCCACCCGCGCACGGCTGGTGGGAGGGCGCTGGCAGATCGACGGTCAGAAGACGTGGACGAGCCTGGCCGAGAAGGCCGACTGGTGCTTCGCCCTCTGCCGCACGCAGCCCGGCTCGCAGCGACACCAGGGTCTGTCCTACCTGCTCATCCCCATGCGGCAACCGGGGATCACCGTTCGCCCGATCCGGCAGCTGACCGGGACGGCCGAGTTCGCCGAGGTCTTCTTCGACGGCGCGGTCACCGACGAGCACAACGTGGTCGGTCCGGTCGACGAGGGCTGGCGCGTGGCAATGTCGACACTGGGCCACGAGCGGGACTGGTTCCTGTCCCGCTATCCGCGCTTCGAGCGGGATTTCGAACTGGTGCGAGAGGTCGTGCGCAGCGCGCCGGCCGGGGCCGAATCGGGCCGGCCCGCGCGGCTCGCCGCCCTGTTCTCCGAACTCCTCGCGTTCCGTGCCGTCGGTCTGACGACCCTGGACCTGGCGAGGGCGGGCGAAGGCCCCGGCGCCCTCACGGCGATCACGAAGGCGTACTCGAGTCGTTGGCACGAGCGGCTGGGGGATCTGGCCATGGACGCCCTCGGCAGCCGGGCCCTGAGCGCGCACCCCGAAGGCACGGTCGAGGAGGCGTTGCAGCGGATCTTCCTCTACAGCCGAGGCGAGACCATCTTCGCCGGCACGACGGAGATCCAGCTCGACCTGATCGCGAAGCGCTACCTGGGTCTGTCGGGGGGCCGGTCGTGA